In a genomic window of Gossypium arboreum isolate Shixiya-1 chromosome 9, ASM2569848v2, whole genome shotgun sequence:
- the LOC108456338 gene encoding methionine gamma-lyase-like, producing the protein MAETRSCEFGISAKKRAAAADGFEGDDDIFVAKKSMLPTLAVAPPSWESDPAASLASLRHEFGEHGGVNMSIEASATFTVMEPETMRRMFTGELGPDRDFFIYSRHFNPTVLNLGRQMAALEGTEAAYCTASGMAAISSVMLQLCSSDGHVVASATLYGGTHALLTHFLPRICNITTTFVDITDHEAVKNAIVQGRTNVLFFESMSNPTLTVANIPELSKLAHDKGAMVVVDNTFSPMVLSPARLGADVVVHSISKFISGGADVIAGAVCGPESLLNSMMDLHQGSLMLLGPTMNAKVAFELSERIPHLGLRMKEHCLRAMEYATRMKKMGLRVVYPGLEDHPQHHLLKSMANKGYGFGGLLCVDMELEEKATRLMHHLQNSSQFGLIAVSLGYYETLMSCSGSSTSSELNSEEKALAGISPGLVRMSIGYTGTLEQKWSQFERAIYRMEVGSTLFNKN; encoded by the exons ATGGCAGAAACCCGTAGCTGTGAATTTGGAATTTCCGCAAAGAAGAGAGCAGCAGCGGCTGATGGCTTTGAAGGGGATGACGACATTTTCGTGGCCAAGAAATCTATGTTGCCAACACTGGCGGTGGCACCTCCATCATGGGAAAGCGATCCTGCTGCCTCCTTAGCCAGCCTGCGCCATGAATTCGGTGAGCATGGTGGCGTCAACATGTCCATTGAAGCTTCCGCCACCTTTACCGTCATGGAACCTGAGACAATGCGCCGCATGTTCACTGGAGAACTGGGCCCCGATCGTGATTTCTTCATTTATAGTCGACACTTCAACCCCACGGTCTTAAATCTCGGTCGTCAGATGGCCGCCCTAGAAGGAACCGAAGCTGCCTATTGCACTGCTAGTG GTATGGCTGCTATATCATCAGTGATGTTGCAACTCTGCAGCAGCGACGGACATGTGGTGGCGTCGGCGACCCTCTACGGAGGAACCCATGCACTTTTAACCCATTTCTTGCCAAGAATCTGTAACATCACGACCACGTTTGTGGACATAACCGATCACGAAGCGGTGAAAAACGCCATCGTCCAAGGACGAACCAACGTGTTGTTCTTCGAGTCCATGTCTAACCCCACACTCACAGTGGCCAACATTCCGGAGCTAAGCAAGCTAGCACATGACAAAGGAGCCATGGTGGTCGTCGACAACACTTTCTCTCCCATGGTTCTTTCCCCTGCCCGGCTTGGTGCCGATGTTGTCGTTCATAGTATCTCCAAGTTCATAAGCGGTGGGGCTGATGTTATCGCAG GTGCTGTTTGTGGTCCTGAAAGCCTGTTGAACTCCATGATGGACCTTCACCAAGGTTCTTTGATGCTTCTAGGCCCGACCATGAACGCCAAGGTTGCCTTTGAACTCTCTGAAAGGATACCTCATTTAGGCCTGAGAATGAAGGAGCACTGCCTCAGAGCCATGGAATATGCTACTAGAATGAAGAAAATGGGTCTAAGGGTCGTGTACCCAGGCCTTGAGGATCACCCTCAACACCACCTATTGAAGTCCATGGCCAACAAGGGCTATGGGTTCGGCGGTCTTCTTTGTGTCGACATGGAATTGGAAGAGAAAGCTACCAGGCTAATGCACCACTTGCAGAACAGCTCTCAATTTGGGTTAATAGCGGTTAGCTTGGGTTATTACGAGACTCTCATGTCTTGCTCCGGTAGCAGTACCAGCAGTGAATTGAACTCAGAAGAGAAGGCCCTCGCCGGTATCTCGCCGGGGCTGGTGAGGATGTCGATTGGATATACTGGGACATTGGAGCAGAAGTGGAGCCAATTCGAAAGGGCAATCTATAGGATGGAGGTGGGTTCCACTTTATTTAACAAAAATTAA